The Deltaproteobacteria bacterium genome includes the window CTGGCGGGCTTTGGCTCGGCCGTGGGTCTGATCCTGGTCGCGATCTTCATGGCGGCCGAATCCGCCATGCGCTTCATCGCGCCGGTACCCATCGCCTTTGCCCAGGCAATTTTCGTCGCCGTGCTCGGCTTGGCCGTGAACCTGGCCAGTGCCTGGCTGCTGCGCGACGAGGACCATGCCCACTGCCACGACCATAACCTGAAGGCCGCCTACATCCACGTCCTGGCCGACGCCCTGACCTCGGTCCTGGCTATTTTTGCGCTACTCGGCGGCCGGCTGTACGGCCTGAACTGGCTGGACCCGGTCATGGGCATTGTCGGCGCCCTGGTCGTGGGCCGCTGGGCCCTGGGTCTGTTGCGCGAAACCGCCCGCGTGCTTCTCGATCACCGCGTCGGCGGCGACATCCACGCGGACATCCGGCGCCACATCGAAGCAGACGGCAATATCCGGGTCCGCGACCTGGCCATCTGGAATGTCGGGCCACGCCGCATGGCCGCCCATCTGACCGTGGAGGACGCCTCGCCCAGGCCGCCCGAACATTACAAAAACCTCATGGGGGACATTCCGGACCTGACCCGGATCACGGTGGAGGTCCATGCCTGCCCGTGCCCGGCCGAGGAAAGCACCCAGACCTGCCCGGAGCATGCCCATGCATGATCTGGAAATATTGAGCGAGCTGCTCATCGAATTCTACGAAAAATTCTCTTCCTGGGAACAGGCCGTGGTGCGGGACAGCCCCATCACCCTGAACCAAATGCACACCCTGGAAATTCTGGGTCAGCAGTCTCCCCTGCGCATGAAAGAACTGGCGGCCAAAATGGGCGTGACCACGGGCACCCTGACCGTGACCGTGGACCGCCTGGAAAAACAAGGGCTGGTGGAACGCATCCCGCACGAAACAGACCGCCGGTCCATCCTGGTCGGCCTGACCAAGGCCGGCCGGGACATGTTTCAGGAACACCAT containing:
- a CDS encoding cation transporter; this translates as MSTQCCPHGHHHHHDHGERGTRFVFWLTMATMAVEILSGWAFGSMALLADGWHMASHAGAMAVAWFAYAYARKNADNPDLVFGAGKVNALAGFGSAVGLILVAIFMAAESAMRFIAPVPIAFAQAIFVAVLGLAVNLASAWLLRDEDHAHCHDHNLKAAYIHVLADALTSVLAIFALLGGRLYGLNWLDPVMGIVGALVVGRWALGLLRETARVLLDHRVGGDIHADIRRHIEADGNIRVRDLAIWNVGPRRMAAHLTVEDASPRPPEHYKNLMGDIPDLTRITVEVHACPCPAEESTQTCPEHAHA
- a CDS encoding MarR family transcriptional regulator, producing the protein MHDLEILSELLIEFYEKFSSWEQAVVRDSPITLNQMHTLEILGQQSPLRMKELAAKMGVTTGTLTVTVDRLEKQGLVERIPHETDRRSILVGLTKAGRDMFQEHHGHHLNLTRELSAALTPEETRNFQAILAKLTQAL